Genomic segment of Geminocystis herdmanii PCC 6308:
CTTTGTACCCAAATCTCACCCTTTAGCAAATATTAACGGGGTAAATAACGCCATTTTGGTTGAAGGGCAACCATTAGGGCAAGTAATGTTTTATGGACCCGGAGCAGGTTCAGGACCTACTGCCAGTGCGGTAGTAGCGGATATAATGAATATAGTGGGGGTTCTCCATAGCAATAAAAAAGCAGAAAACCTTGATCCTTTGTTAAGCTGTTCCCCTCAAAACTATTGTGTTGTCACTCCCATTGAAGATGTTTATACTCGTTTTTATGCCCGTTTCCTTTGTGCCGATGTACCCGGGGTAATTGGTCATTTAGGTATGGCTTTTGGAGATCATAGTGTTAGTTTAGAATCTGTGGTACAAATTGGTTTCCAAGAAGATTTAGCAGAAATTGTGGTTGTCACCCATAAAGTTAGAGAAGGTAACTTTAGAAGTGCGATCGAAGAAATCCGCAGTTTAAATGCCATTAAAAATATCCCTAGTATTATTAGAGTTCTTTAGTAATTAGGCGTTGCTGAATAAGTATAATACTTAGGCATCTGCTCCCTTGCTCCCCCAATTATGGGGGTAACAACAAATGTAATGTTTCAGCCTATTCAGATTATTCGATCACAATCGCACCACTTCGTGAAAGAAAATTATATACAACTAAAAATAATTTTGAATCAAGAATCGTTAAAAGTTAAGTAATGTAAAAATTCTTGCAGATCATTTCTTTAATGTATAAAATAGTGAAAAGCAATATAACTATTAAGCGATAAAAGATGACAGCAGTAGCAATTAAACCCATTAAGAAAACCGCCGTAAAGGAAACCCTTTTAACTCCTAGATTCTACACTACGGATTTTGATGCTATGGCAAAGATGGATTTGTCTAGTCAGGAGGAAGAATTAAAAGCGATGATTGCAGAAATGAAGAACGACTACAATCGCAATCATTTTGTCAGAGATGAAGATTTTGAGAAAGATTGGAGCAATATTGACGAAACTACTCGCACAGCTTTTATTGACTTTTTAGAAAGGTCTTGTACTTCAGAATTTTCGGGTTTTATCCTGTTTAAAGAATTATCTCGTCAATTGAAAGATCGTAATCCCATGTTAGCGGAGATTTTTCATTTGATGGCAAGGGATGAAGCTCGTCACGCTGGTTTTATTAATAAGGCAATGAGTGATTTTAATATTTCCCTTGATTTGGGTTATCTGACAAAACATCGTGTTTATACTTTCTTTAAGCCTGAATGGGTTATTTATGCGGTTTATCTTTCAGAAAAAATCGGTTATTGGCGTTATATTCTCATGTATCGTCATTTAGAACGCCATCCTCAATATCAGTTTTATCCTATTTTCAAAAAATTTGAGCATTGGTGTCAAGATGAAAGCCGTCACGGTGATATTTTTAACGCTCTACTTCGATCGCAATCTTCTATGTGGAAGGGATGGAAAGCGAAATTATGGTCAAGATTTTTCTTATTATCTGTGTTTGCTACCCATACTTTAACGGTTCATGAAAGAGCAGATTTTTACGAATCTGTCGGTTTAGATGCTCAAGAGTACGATCGAGCCGTTACCAGAAACACTAATAGCACATCCGCTAAAGCCTTTCCTGTCATCTTAGATACCGAACATCCTGAATTTTTCCCTCGTTTAGAAAGATGTTCTGACTATAATTTACAATTATCTAAAATTAGTGAAAGTAATAGTAGTTCGATCGTTAAATTTTTCCGTAAATTACCCTTACAAATTGCTATCTTCTGGAATTTAATTTGTTTATACCTGATTAAACCCATTGAAACCGAAGAATTAAGAGGAGTCGCAAAATAATGGAGAATGGAGAATGGAGAATGGAGAATGGAGAATGGAGAATGGAGAATGGAGAATAAAAAAAACTATACCTTTACAGCACCCAACATTTTATGTCGAACTCAGGTGATTTTGAGGGATATTATTTAATTTTAAAAAATAATTGAATACCTTTTGCTAAAAATTAGTATCATGTGAATAAGAAAACCATAAATAAAACAAATAATAAAGCAAAGGTAAATCATGAATTTAAAAAATATTCAATACTTGTCCGTCATCGGTGCTGGATTGTTTCTTAGTGCTGGTGTTACTTCCGTTGAGGCTTCTAGCATCAAAAAGGACAAAACATCTAACTCTGACACTAAAACCCTAATTAGTCAGTTAGAAGGTCATGATACTTATAATGGTGGTGAACAAATAGAATGGGGAGACTATACTTTAGGGCGAGTAATCGGTAAAAGTGGAAGTATTCTCTTTATCCGTACCGAAAGTGGTGCTGTTTTTCACGCTGACGGTGGTTTTTGCCCCGGTTCAGATGTATTAGTTCATCAAGCAGAAAACGGAAGATACCATTTAGTTGATAAAGCTCATCCTCAATGGATTAGTCGCTTAAAATCTAAATATGGTTGGAAACGAGTAGAAACTTCAAGTGCTTTAATTAAATTATTAGAATTAGCTAACATTAATTTTCAAGATATAGACTATTTCTTAGTAGATAATAGGACAAATTTTCAGCAAGAAACTTTAGCAATTTTTGGTATTCCTTCCCATAAAATTTTACCCTTATCTTTTCCCCTACATATACAAGCAACTAATTTAATTGTACCTTCTTTTCCCGGTTCGATCGCTTGGATGCCTTCTTGGAGTTGTCAATATCTAAAAGACAAAATTTTAGGAGAAAAAGCCATAGTTAAAAATCCCCAAAAAAAGATTTATATTAGTCGAGTTCGATCGAGCAATCGTCGTATAATTAATGAGATAGAAGTAATAAATTTACTCTTAAAATATGGTTTTGAAATTATCCACTTAGAATTATTAACCGTAGCAAAACAAGCTGAATTATTATCTCAAGCAAAAATAGTAATTTCTCCCCATGGAAGCGGTTTAAGTAACCTTGTTTTTTGCCAACCAAATACTAAAGTGATCGAAATTTTTGCCCCTAATTATGTTTATCCTTGCTATTGGTTAGTGAGTAATTTAGTCAATTTAGACTACTATTATTTAACAGGAGAAATTATGGGTAGTAAGCATTTTCATCAACTGTTGTATCCTGACTGCAGATTTGAAGATATTTACCTAAATTGTCAAGATTTACAACAACTTTTAACAACTATTGACAATTAAAAATTTCGATCGTTAAATTAAGAGAGTATTTATCAGAGAAATTAGTTTTATTTTCTTGAATATTTAAAAGTTATGATAATAAATAAAGATTTTTCTGGACATTGCACCCCCTAGAAAATTTACAAAAAAGGTTAGAAGTAAAACCATTATGGATTTTTTTAACTCTCAACTATTATGATTTAATTGAGGCAAAGTCAGATAAAATTTACTACTAAAAAGATAGAAGATTTTGATGACAGAATATTAAAGGTAGCTGAATAAATCAGAAAGCTATAAAAATCAAAGGTTTAGACATAATACATTCACCAAAAAGTGTGCAGTTTTAAGAATTTTTATTCAAAAATTCAACACTTTTAACCTTATTTTTTAAAATACAACTATACTTATTCTATCTATTAACAGCATCAAAACCTTGATGTTTCAGTATTTCTCCTATCTCCTGTCTCTTAACTCCTATCTACTACCATCACCAAAAGACTTTTTCAGCAACGCCTATTTAATAGAAACAGAAAAAACTTCAGCAAAAATCTTGACTAACATTTTCTTTACCTCTATAATATTAATATTACGATTATGATGGGATATTGTCGTCACAAATTTACCCTTGATACCGCAGGGGATAATTTTTTCAAAGCCTGATAAGTCACAACACACATTTAAGGCGAAACCGTGCATAGTAATCCAGCGTTTAACTTTAATACCAATAGCTGCAATTTTTGCATCTCCAATCCAAACTCCCGTTAACCCTTCCACACGGTGAGATTTAAGATTATATTCGGCTAATACTTGAATAATTACTTCTTCTAATTGTCTTAAATACCAATGCAAATCTTTTTGATAATAGTGTAGATTTAGAATAGGATAAACAACTATTTGTCCCTCACAATGAAATGTGACTTCTCCCCCCCTTTCTGTGCGATATATTTCCCCTGAAAAAGAATTTAGGTCAAATTTGAGGTTATCAAGGGTTGAGCCTGTACCTAGGGTATAAACTGCTGGATGTTCTACTAATAATAATTTGTCAGGTAAATCGGGATTATCTAGTCTTTCTTGGACTAATTTTTGTTGATATTCCCATGCTTTTTTATAGCTAATTAACCCGATATTTTCTAATTCTACAATTCGATCGAACACAATAATTAATGGAGAATGGAGAATGGAGAATGGAGAGTTGAGAATTGTTAAATTCCCCTATCTTCCTAATTCCTAAGTATGATCAATAATTGATTCTACATTATTAGGACTGCTGTATAAAACGACAGTGCCTTGAGTTTCACTCCAACGAATCATCAAATTAGGTTGTAAACCAAAGAGAATAATCAAAAATGCCAACACCAAAGCAGGAATCCTCTCACTCCATAAAACCTTCGGCAAATTGCTCAATTCTGGAGTTAAACGCCCAAAAAAGACTCGATTTACCATGAGTAAAAAGTAAACTGCCGTTAATCCAGTACCCACTAAACATAGTAAAGTAGGAATGGGGAAAATAGGAAAACTCCCCCTAAATACCAGAAATTCTGAGATAAATCCTACCATGCCGGGGATACCAGAACTAGCCATTACTGCTAAAATCATCAAACTACCCGTTATGGGTAAACCTTTTTCGGGGTTAAGTAAACCACTAAGATAATTGACATCTCGACTGCCAGTCTTTTTATAAACAATACCTACCAGAATAAATAGCATTGCGGAGATTAAACCGTGACTTATCATCTGCAAAATAGACGCATTTAAACTGAGTCTGGTAGTCGCCGCCGCCGCTAACAACACATAAGCCATG
This window contains:
- the acsF gene encoding magnesium-protoporphyrin IX monomethyl ester (oxidative) cyclase, whose protein sequence is MTAVAIKPIKKTAVKETLLTPRFYTTDFDAMAKMDLSSQEEELKAMIAEMKNDYNRNHFVRDEDFEKDWSNIDETTRTAFIDFLERSCTSEFSGFILFKELSRQLKDRNPMLAEIFHLMARDEARHAGFINKAMSDFNISLDLGYLTKHRVYTFFKPEWVIYAVYLSEKIGYWRYILMYRHLERHPQYQFYPIFKKFEHWCQDESRHGDIFNALLRSQSSMWKGWKAKLWSRFFLLSVFATHTLTVHERADFYESVGLDAQEYDRAVTRNTNSTSAKAFPVILDTEHPEFFPRLERCSDYNLQLSKISESNSSSIVKFFRKLPLQIAIFWNLICLYLIKPIETEELRGVAK
- a CDS encoding glycosyltransferase family 61 protein, whose amino-acid sequence is MNLKNIQYLSVIGAGLFLSAGVTSVEASSIKKDKTSNSDTKTLISQLEGHDTYNGGEQIEWGDYTLGRVIGKSGSILFIRTESGAVFHADGGFCPGSDVLVHQAENGRYHLVDKAHPQWISRLKSKYGWKRVETSSALIKLLELANINFQDIDYFLVDNRTNFQQETLAIFGIPSHKILPLSFPLHIQATNLIVPSFPGSIAWMPSWSCQYLKDKILGEKAIVKNPQKKIYISRVRSSNRRIINEIEVINLLLKYGFEIIHLELLTVAKQAELLSQAKIVISPHGSGLSNLVFCQPNTKVIEIFAPNYVYPCYWLVSNLVNLDYYYLTGEIMGSKHFHQLLYPDCRFEDIYLNCQDLQQLLTTIDN
- the lipB gene encoding lipoyl(octanoyl) transferase LipB codes for the protein MFDRIVELENIGLISYKKAWEYQQKLVQERLDNPDLPDKLLLVEHPAVYTLGTGSTLDNLKFDLNSFSGEIYRTERGGEVTFHCEGQIVVYPILNLHYYQKDLHWYLRQLEEVIIQVLAEYNLKSHRVEGLTGVWIGDAKIAAIGIKVKRWITMHGFALNVCCDLSGFEKIIPCGIKGKFVTTISHHNRNINIIEVKKMLVKIFAEVFSVSIK